From a region of the Cucumis sativus cultivar 9930 chromosome 6, Cucumber_9930_V3, whole genome shotgun sequence genome:
- the LOC101206620 gene encoding pyruvate kinase 2, cytosolic has product MHSNHLLLEEPIRMASILEPSKASFFPTMTKIVGTLGPKSRSVQVISACLTAGMSVARFDFSWGSPDYHQETLENLKIAVKSTKKLCAIMLDTAGPEVLVVNRSEKSISLQEDGFLVLTPNQELEASSELLPINYDGLSKVVKKGDTLFLGQYLFTGSETTSVWLEVFEVKGDDVVCVVKNSATLVGTMYTLHAAEIHIDLPTLTDKDKEIIATWGVKNKIDFLSLSHARHAEDVRQARQFLSKLGDLNQTQIFAKIESVEGLTNFDDILQEADGIILARGNLGLDLPPEKVFLFQKTALYRCNMAGKPAVLTRVVDSMTNNLRPTRAEATDVANAVLDGSDAILLGAETLRGLYPVETVSTVSRICAESEKVFNQDLYFKKAVKHIGEPMSHLESIASSAVRAAIKVKASVIICFTSSGRAARLIAKYRPTMPVISVVIPRLKTDQLRWSLSGAFEARQSLIIRGLFPVLADPQHLADSNNATNESVLKAALDHGKSAGIIKAHDRVVVCQKVGDASVVKIIELED; this is encoded by the exons ATGCATTCCAATCACTTGCTTCTTGAGGAGCCCATTCGGATGGCTTCCATTTTGGAGCCTTCCAAGGCT AGCTTCTTTCCTACGATGACTAAGATTGTTGGTACTCTGGGTCCTAAGTCTCGATCTGTACAAGTTATTTCTGCTTGTTTGACGGCTGGAATGTCGG TTGCTCGGTTCGACTTTTCATGGGGTAGCCCGGATTACCATCAAGAGACtttggaaaatttgaagattgcTGTTAAAAGCACCAAGAAACTTTGTGCT ATTATGCTGGATACAGCGGGTCCTGAGGTGTTGGTTGTAAATAGAAGTGAGAAATCTATCTCTCTTCAGGAAGATGGGTTTCTTGTTCTAACACCCAATCAAGAACTAGAGGCATCTTCCGAGCTGCTACCTATAAATTATGATGGACTTTCAAAG GTCGTTAAGAAAGGAGACACCCTTTTTCTTGGTCAGTACCTCTTTACTGGAAGTGAAACAACATCTGTTTGGTTGGAG GTTTTCGAAGTGAAAGGAGATGATGTTGTTTGTGTGGTAAAGAACTCTGCCACTTTGGTTGGTACAATGTACACTTTGCATGCTGCTGAAATTCACATTGATCTTCCAACACTTACTGACAAAGACAAAGAG ATCATAGCTACGTGGGGAGTAAAAAACAAGATTGACTTCCTCTCTCTATCACATGCTAGACATGCAGAAGATGTTCGACAA GCTCGACAATTTCTTTCTAAGCTAGGCGACCTTAACCAAACTCAAATATTCGCAAAGATTGAAAGTGTAGAA GGATTGACCAATTTTGATGACATACTACAAGAAGCAGATGGTATTATTCTTGCTCGTGGCAATTTGGGGTTAGATCTCCCACCTGAGAAG GTGTTTTTGTTTCAGAAAACTGCCCTTTATAGATGTAATATGGCTGGAAAGCCTGCTGTTTTAACTCGTGTGGTAGACAGCATGACTAACAACTTGAGACCCACGCGTGCAGAAGCTACTGATGTTGCCAATGCTGTACTTGATG GAAGTGATGCAATTCTTCTTGGGGCTGAGACATTGCGTGGATTATATCCAGTAGAAACCGTTTCTACCGTTAGTAGAATATGTGCTGAG TCAGAGAAGGTCTTCAAtcaagatttatatttcaagaagGCAGTCAAACACATCGGGGAGCCAATGTCACATTTGGAATCTATTGCCTCCTCAGCG GTTAGGGCAGCCATCAAAGTGAAGGCTTCCGTGATTATATGCTTTACTTCATCTGGAAGGGCTGCTAG ATTAATTGCAAAGTATAGGCCAACAATGCCTGTTATATCTGTTGTCATTCCAAGGTTGAAAACAGATCAACTAAGGTGGAGTCTGAGTGGGGCATTTGAG GCTCGACAATCACTGATTATCAGAGGTCTTTTTCCTGTGCTTGCTGATCCTCAACACCTA GCGGACTCTAACAATGCAACGAATGAGTCTGTTCTGAAGGCTGCTCTAGATCATGGAAAGTCAGCAGGAATCATTAAGGCACATGACCGTGTAGTGGTTTGCCAGAAAGTTGGGGATGCATCAGTAGTAAAGATTATCGAGCTTGAAGATTAA